One Peterkaempfera bronchialis DNA window includes the following coding sequences:
- a CDS encoding MarR family winged helix-turn-helix transcriptional regulator, with the protein MVLGEIEITRTSDGLLRSPGHLIRVAQQVHTRLWAEQVGGELTAPQFGVLLALALEPGSDQRTVGERASLDKATMAEMVGRLIRRGLVLRRRDPSDGRRKLLALSPAGTQLVRDATAGVVRVQRLLLEPLDDAERQDLVTILGRIGRLESLAIAALADARPLLDAQRAVGYLIRVAQQVHTRLWNEHVGAELTAPQHAVLAVLDLEPGIDQRTVGERASLDKATMAEMVSRLVRRGLLLRRRDPSDGRRNLLSLSPVGQESLHRCTPGVREVQRLLLEPLDEADRGRALELLGKAARL; encoded by the coding sequence ATGGTGCTGGGGGAGATCGAGATCACCCGTACATCCGATGGCCTGCTGCGATCCCCCGGCCATCTGATCCGGGTGGCCCAGCAGGTGCACACCCGGCTCTGGGCGGAGCAGGTCGGCGGTGAACTCACCGCCCCCCAGTTCGGCGTCCTCCTGGCGCTGGCCCTGGAACCCGGCTCCGACCAGCGGACCGTGGGGGAGCGGGCGTCGCTGGACAAGGCGACCATGGCGGAGATGGTCGGCCGGCTGATCCGGCGGGGCCTGGTGCTGCGCCGCCGTGACCCCTCCGACGGCCGCCGCAAACTGCTGGCGCTCTCCCCGGCCGGTACTCAGCTGGTCCGCGATGCCACCGCCGGGGTGGTGCGCGTCCAGCGGCTGCTGCTGGAACCGCTGGACGATGCCGAGCGCCAGGACCTGGTCACCATCCTGGGCCGGATAGGCCGACTGGAGTCGCTGGCGATAGCCGCACTCGCCGACGCCCGGCCGCTGCTGGACGCCCAGCGGGCCGTGGGCTACCTGATCCGGGTGGCCCAGCAGGTGCACACCCGGCTCTGGAACGAGCACGTCGGGGCCGAACTCACCGCCCCGCAGCACGCCGTCCTGGCCGTCCTCGACCTGGAACCCGGTATCGACCAGCGGACCGTGGGGGAACGGGCTTCGCTGGACAAGGCGACCATGGCGGAGATGGTCAGCCGACTGGTCCGGCGAGGGCTGCTGCTGCGCCGCCGCGATCCCTCCGACGGCCGCCGCAACCTGCTCTCCCTCTCGCCGGTCGGCCAGGAGTCGCTGCACCGGTGCACGCCCGGCGTCCGGGAGGTCCAGCGGCTGCTGCTGGAACCGCTGGACGAGGCCGACCGAGGGCGGGCCCTGGAACTGCTGGGCAAAGCGGCCCGACTGTAG
- a CDS encoding TetR/AcrR family transcriptional regulator, with amino-acid sequence MGTGTAAEPDTALPVQARLLAVASALFAERGFAQTSVQDIVEHAGVTKGAMYHYYSSKDDLLQEIYTRLLVLQSERLAEIAARPLPAAERLRAAAADVVVTTLDHLDDAVVSMRSMHMLPEKRQATVRADRRRYHERFRALVEEGQRTGELRSDVSADLVVHQFFGGIHHLGTWYRPEGELRPEEIGATFADLLLRGLTDR; translated from the coding sequence CTGGGCACCGGTACGGCGGCCGAGCCGGACACCGCGCTGCCCGTACAGGCCAGACTGCTCGCCGTCGCCAGCGCCCTCTTCGCCGAACGCGGCTTCGCCCAGACCTCCGTCCAGGACATCGTGGAGCACGCCGGGGTCACCAAGGGCGCGATGTACCACTACTACTCGTCCAAGGACGACCTGCTCCAGGAGATCTACACCCGGCTGCTGGTCCTCCAGTCGGAGCGGCTGGCCGAGATCGCCGCCCGCCCGCTGCCCGCCGCCGAACGGCTGCGGGCCGCCGCAGCGGACGTCGTGGTGACCACCCTGGACCACCTGGACGACGCGGTGGTCTCCATGCGCTCGATGCACATGCTGCCGGAGAAACGCCAGGCCACCGTGCGGGCCGACCGCCGCCGCTACCACGAGCGGTTCCGCGCCCTGGTGGAGGAGGGGCAGCGGACCGGGGAGCTCCGCTCGGACGTCTCCGCCGACCTGGTGGTGCACCAGTTCTTCGGCGGCATCCACCACCTGGGCACCTGGTACCGGCCGGAGGGGGAGCTGCGCCCCGAGGAGATCGGTGCCACCTTCGCCGACCTGCTTCTCAGGGGACTCACAGATCGGTGA
- a CDS encoding phosphotransferase family protein has translation MADQPPGLDLDRLHAQLAHARPGLAAGPLSARLIAGGKSNLTYTVTDGTSRWVLRRPPLGHVLATAHDMAREYRVISALADTAVPVPATYLLCEDPDVLGAPFYLMEEVHGTVYRTAEQTAGLGADRARTISARLVDVLAELHAVDPAEVGLADFGRPDGFMARQVERWRRQFEASRSREIKGMDELYGRLRGSVPEAQRVAVVHGDYRLDNAILDPDDRVTAVLDWEMATLGDPLADLGLMRVYWEISRDLPQNPVSSAVSADAGFPAMAELVARYAERSGLDTSPLPWYTAFARYKLAIIAEGIHYRYTQGKTVGGGFSHLGVMVEPLVTAALDSLLTEGA, from the coding sequence ATGGCCGACCAGCCCCCGGGCCTGGACCTGGACCGGCTGCACGCCCAGCTGGCGCACGCCCGCCCCGGCCTGGCGGCGGGCCCGCTCTCCGCCCGGCTGATCGCCGGCGGCAAGTCCAATCTGACGTACACCGTCACCGACGGGACCTCCCGCTGGGTGCTGCGCCGCCCGCCGCTGGGCCATGTGCTCGCCACCGCGCACGACATGGCCCGCGAGTACCGGGTGATCTCGGCACTGGCCGACACCGCCGTGCCGGTCCCGGCCACCTATCTGCTCTGCGAGGACCCCGACGTACTCGGCGCCCCCTTCTATCTGATGGAGGAGGTCCACGGCACCGTCTACCGGACCGCCGAGCAGACCGCCGGGCTGGGAGCCGACCGGGCCCGCACGATCTCGGCCCGGCTGGTGGATGTGCTCGCGGAGCTGCACGCCGTGGACCCGGCCGAGGTGGGCCTCGCCGACTTCGGCCGCCCGGACGGCTTCATGGCCCGCCAGGTGGAACGCTGGCGCAGGCAGTTCGAGGCGTCCCGGAGCCGTGAGATCAAGGGCATGGACGAGCTGTACGGGCGGCTGCGCGGCTCCGTACCGGAGGCGCAGCGGGTGGCCGTGGTGCACGGCGACTACCGCCTGGACAACGCGATCCTCGACCCGGACGACCGGGTGACCGCAGTGCTGGACTGGGAGATGGCGACCCTCGGCGACCCGCTCGCCGACCTCGGCCTGATGCGGGTGTACTGGGAGATCTCCCGCGACCTGCCGCAGAACCCGGTCTCCTCGGCGGTCAGCGCCGACGCCGGATTCCCCGCGATGGCGGAGCTGGTCGCCCGCTACGCCGAACGCAGCGGCCTCGACACCTCCCCCCTGCCCTGGTACACCGCGTTCGCCCGCTACAAGCTGGCGATCATCGCGGAGGGCATCCACTACCGCTACACCCAGGGCAAGACCGTGGGTGGCGGTTTCTCCCACCTGGGGGTCATGGTGGAGCCGCTGGTGACGGCCGCCCTGGACTCCCTGCTGACGGAAGGGGCCTGA
- a CDS encoding acyl-CoA dehydrogenase family protein, with product MDFGYDSRTEELRGRLLAFMDEVVYPAEPLFEEQVAAAGDPWARPPLMADLKAEARRRGLWNLFLPGEEHGAGLTNLQYAPLAEITGRSPHLAPEALNCAAPDTGNMELLAEFGSPEQQDRWLKPLLEGEIRSAFCMTEPEVASSDAANIATRIERDGGHYLVNGRKWWSTGAMDPACRVLVVMGATDPAASKHRRQSMILVPRDTPGVSVERGLTVFGYTDGPHGGHAEVVFDNARVPADHLIGGEGDGFAIAQARLGPGRIHHCMRLIGMAERAVELMCRRAATRTAFGRPLAEQGVIQEWIAESRVRIEQLRLLVLKTAWLMDTVGNRGAHTEIQAIKIATPAGVEWILDKAIQTHGGGGVSQDYPLARLWAGARTLRFADGPDEVHKRSLARRELKPYLPS from the coding sequence ATGGACTTCGGGTACGACAGCCGCACGGAGGAGCTGCGCGGCCGGCTGCTGGCCTTCATGGACGAGGTGGTGTACCCGGCCGAGCCGCTCTTCGAGGAGCAGGTGGCCGCCGCGGGCGACCCCTGGGCCCGGCCGCCGCTGATGGCGGACCTCAAGGCCGAGGCCCGTCGGCGCGGGCTGTGGAACCTCTTCCTCCCCGGCGAGGAGCACGGCGCCGGGCTGACCAACCTCCAGTACGCGCCGCTGGCGGAGATCACCGGCCGCAGCCCGCACCTGGCCCCCGAGGCGCTGAACTGCGCGGCACCGGACACCGGCAATATGGAGCTGCTGGCCGAGTTCGGCTCCCCCGAGCAGCAGGACCGCTGGCTGAAGCCGCTGCTGGAGGGCGAGATCCGGTCCGCCTTCTGTATGACCGAGCCGGAGGTGGCCTCCTCGGACGCCGCCAATATCGCCACCCGGATCGAGCGGGACGGCGGCCACTACCTGGTCAACGGCCGCAAGTGGTGGTCGACCGGCGCCATGGACCCGGCCTGCCGCGTCCTGGTGGTGATGGGCGCGACCGATCCCGCAGCGTCCAAGCACCGCCGGCAGAGCATGATCCTGGTGCCGCGCGACACCCCCGGGGTCTCGGTGGAGCGGGGCCTGACGGTCTTCGGCTACACCGACGGACCGCACGGTGGCCACGCCGAGGTGGTCTTCGACAACGCCCGCGTGCCCGCCGACCACCTGATCGGCGGCGAGGGCGATGGGTTCGCCATCGCCCAGGCCCGGCTGGGACCTGGCCGCATCCACCACTGCATGCGGCTGATCGGCATGGCCGAGCGCGCGGTGGAGCTGATGTGCCGCCGCGCCGCCACCCGGACCGCCTTCGGCCGGCCGCTCGCCGAGCAGGGCGTGATCCAGGAGTGGATCGCCGAGTCCCGGGTGCGGATCGAGCAGTTGCGGCTGCTGGTCCTCAAGACCGCCTGGCTGATGGACACGGTCGGCAACCGGGGGGCCCACACCGAGATCCAGGCCATCAAGATCGCCACCCCGGCCGGCGTGGAGTGGATCCTCGACAAGGCCATCCAGACGCACGGCGGCGGCGGGGTCTCCCAGGACTACCCGCTGGCCCGGCTCTGGGCGGGTGCCCGCACCCTGCGGTTCGCCGACGGGCCGGACGAGGTCCACAAGCGGTCGCTGGCCCGCCGCGAGCTCAAGCCCTACCTGCCCTCCTGA
- the fabG gene encoding 3-oxoacyl-ACP reductase FabG: protein MTEQTTAPRVAIVTGAARGIGAATAIRLAADGLAVAVLDLEESAGKETVERITAAGGRAVAIGADVSDAEQVQRAVERVATELGAPTVLVNNAGVLRDNLLFKMSESDWDTVMNVHLKGAFLMTRAVQKHMVDAGFGRVVNLSSSSAQGNRGQANYSAAKAGLQGFTKTLAIELGKFGVTANAVAPGFIATDMTAATAARVGMDFEDFKNAAAGHIPVARVGTPEDIAHTISFLVSEGAGFVSGQVVYVAGGPLD, encoded by the coding sequence ATGACCGAGCAGACCACCGCTCCCCGCGTCGCGATCGTCACCGGTGCCGCCCGTGGCATCGGCGCCGCCACCGCAATCCGCCTCGCCGCCGACGGCCTCGCCGTGGCGGTGCTGGACCTGGAGGAGTCCGCAGGCAAGGAGACCGTGGAGCGGATCACCGCAGCGGGCGGCCGGGCCGTCGCGATCGGCGCCGACGTGTCCGACGCCGAGCAGGTGCAGCGGGCCGTCGAGCGGGTCGCCACCGAGCTGGGCGCCCCGACCGTGCTGGTGAACAACGCCGGTGTGCTCCGCGACAACCTGCTCTTCAAAATGTCCGAGTCGGACTGGGACACCGTGATGAACGTGCACCTCAAGGGCGCCTTCCTGATGACCCGTGCGGTGCAGAAGCACATGGTGGACGCCGGTTTCGGGCGGGTCGTCAACCTCTCCTCCTCCTCGGCGCAGGGCAACCGGGGCCAGGCCAACTACTCGGCGGCCAAGGCCGGGCTCCAGGGCTTCACCAAGACGCTGGCGATCGAACTGGGCAAGTTCGGCGTCACCGCCAACGCGGTCGCCCCCGGCTTCATCGCCACCGACATGACCGCGGCCACCGCCGCCCGGGTCGGCATGGACTTCGAGGACTTCAAGAACGCCGCCGCCGGCCACATCCCGGTGGCCCGGGTCGGCACTCCGGAGGACATCGCGCACACCATCTCCTTCCTGGTGAGCGAGGGCGCCGGCTTTGTCTCCGGCCAGGTGGTCTATGTGGCCGGCGGCCCGCTGGACTGA